A window of Danio aesculapii chromosome 16, fDanAes4.1, whole genome shotgun sequence genomic DNA:
cATGGGTGTGTTAACAGCATATTAACAATGTAGCATGTGAAACAAGACTTTCAACACTAGTTGAATAAAGCTTACTGATATCTAAACGCATCCTGTGCTATCAAAACCGAACGACGGAGGTTGCCAAAATAGTTACGCAAGATTGAGTATACAATGACTTCAGGCTACACAGAATGATGTTTTCACTTTTATAAAACGTGGTTTACAAACTCTAGATAGATTAAACAAGTTTTAGTGAGAGTGTCTGATTGAAGTTTAGTGTTAGATTATGATTTTCTGCACTGATAGTgtcaactgttttttttcttcttctgcttaTTCGGGCCAATTAAACAAGTACTATGGAAAAACCTGActctttttgtcattattacactGCACATTTCACTTTATCTGTTGAAAGCCCAAAACTTTAGGCTACAtttactagggctgtgcaatatgacggGATCCGCCATTAattggactacaagatccagtcatgcaccactcacacacctggcctagatccccataGTTGCAGACAGACACAGCTTAAGCTACAATAATGGATCCatcatggggatctaggccaggtgtgtgtgtgtgtgtgtgtgtgtgtggtgcatgactggatcttgtagtccatttaaTGACGGATTTGTTGTTCCTGATCTGCACacgctggatcgctggtgatcgtgacaatcgTATTGACAAATTAAAAAGTCTATTATTACCTATTACACTTTATCTTTTAGTAGACACATTAGTTTATGGTTATTattcataattcaaaataatCACAATATGACATGCCATTATCAGGATATAgccaaaaacataaataacattATTGGAAAATAATACTTGAATCTTGAAAGTgctatgtttacattttgcaatttatttagcATACTTTTTATGTTGGACATGTAAtcacttaataataattaataattttcattttaaatttctacatttttaatcaaacatttgcgctaaagttttaaataaaatgatacatatgaatgagtaatttCTTGAGTATAcatactttaaaaagtaaaaaagaaatagtTGCTTACATGTGCTTAATACATATAAACTATTGATAGCATTTACAGAAATGGTACAGTATCATCATGATGCatatcattatcaggatatgagattaaTACCATGATATGAGTTTGTCATCATATCTCCTGACATTGATTGGAGAAATGGCAGCTGTTGTCATCATAGAAAACAAAACAGATAGTAGTTTATGTGTGCATACTTTAATTAAGACTTGAATAAAACCTACTAGActttttcaataataaaacaGTTAACGCTTTGGCACATGGCTAATGTTTTCAACATGGCTAACATTTGTTTCACATGCTGCTAGCTTGAattaatgttaacatttttaagAATTAGTAGCACGTGGCTAAAATGCTATTAACAGGCTTTATAACACAACTCTCTGGAATACTTACAGTATATTCCAAGTTTTaccagataacaaccgctgaagcGAATAACAAACAGGTGTACTGATCCGGGTACTACGATAAACTTATGGGTCACGCCGCTGTTcctgactgtttggcgccatcttgtgactgaattatTACTagagctgcgtctcaaatggcacactatacactcatgcactatgtacttatgcacttacactcgcaacagcatagtatatgtatgtagtgtcgtcccaaatggagctctaatgtttttttactaagcggaaattcaaaatgtttcctgatgacgtttgacaaatcagtgaaataaatgaccaaactattaaataatacttGAGTAGAACCGCATTCACCATCTGGATGCGCTATAATCACGATAGCTTCGATTAAGCAATGTCCTCTTTGGACTTAAAGTGACAACTGAATGAAATGACATTTAATGACTGtaataaacatgcataaaaacgTCATATTCATGACATGTTGGCAATATTACTCTACCATTATTTGATGTAATAAGCTAGTTGCTAGTGCTAGAAAGACAAATGTCTAAATAGGATTTAGGTTAAATACTCTGAACACTGATAAAGGATAAAAGTTTCCCCATTACTAAATAGTTCCGATAAACACTGCTTATTAAATAAACGTGGACATGGAAGTTAAACAAAACTAGATTTGATGACAGAACCAACTGTGTCTCAGTACCTGTTATCCAAATAACAATTCCAGCCAGTGTCCTcatattggattaaaaaaaacaagacaaaaatataaatcaaaagttaattttatttacattaaaagagtgtttatttacaaacacAAAGAAAAGGTAAAAAGCAGGAAAAAGGAGATTCATGTAGTTGCAGGTTTCAAGTGGAAGTATATACATAGTGTTGTCTGAGTTTGTGCTGGTGTGTGGATCTGCTCTCACTCGTTCTCCTTGTCGAGGGACAGTATCAGAGCTCTTCTGTCCATCTGGCTGAACCTCTGTCTTTCTGGAGTCGACACCTTCAATTTAATCTGAAGAGAGACACCGAAATTCTTTCAGATGAAATCATTACAGAGAATGGACAGTAAAATAAACCCTGCGGTTCATGCGTTTGCAGTGAGCAAAGTACCTGCGAGTTGCGTTCTCTGGGTGAATTGGCCTCCCTCAGGATCTGCAGAGGAGATCTGCCCTCACCAATCAGCACTTTTTCTGGAATATTAAACAAGCAACTCTAAAGTTAGCTTGAATACCACCacataatatatatttgaagATTTTGTTTCATTCAAACATTTAATTGTTCCATTCCCCTTCAATCGTGCATCGTTCTAAATGAATCAGTCGTTTTGAATGATATAAGATTTGCCACCGCATACTGGTGGTTTTATCATCCATGATAGACCTAAATCAGCCAAGGcactaacacaaaaacaaaagtcagctaaataatattgtttaacaTGATTGATGtactacggagacccggaagggacaaaaaaaaaaaaaaaaaaaaaaaaaaaaaaaaaaaaaacaacaagtggaagaaaaaaaaatatctggcTGCGAGAAgaaaaatgggtggaagaaaaaaaaaaaagatttttgttttaCGTTTTTGCGTTCTCTCATCacgtttttataaatattaatataaaaaaataataatataacattcttatgcaacctctgaatcagcgaaTGAATGTATTAGCGCTGACTGACGGACGCACTCCTTATGAtgaactgatcccagatcagcttctgtacaccaTTTAAAGtgcacctctgttatcaaactagtgaagagcagcaaataaatCTCGTTTTGTTTGATTGCAGAGGTGTcactgtaagaatgcacagatctataatgaaagcagtCTATTACTTtagtttgtgctcatttaagagagaatttgttgtgtttaaagtaAAAGACGCAGGATGGACATGTTTACacattaagtgtatttgtctgtttaaacatctgaatcccaaagtgtcctgcactttcgCTCCCCTTTAAATGgggtgtacagaagctgatctgggatcagtttatcatacgggGTGCGTCTCTCAGTCACGTTGCATAAGGATAGCGATGATCGATGCACAGCTTTATTGGAACTAAAGCGAAggaagacatttttatattaatttcagcgtgctttcaagattaaatatgataaatatgggaaaatacgCAATaataggatgatagcgggatacaCTGGTAAAATACAAGAGAATCCCGGCAAAAAAAACGGGAGGATTGACATGTATAAAGTGAACAAGATGTGTTTGTGGAAAACATCTTTACGAGATAacgcaaaaacttaaaaatatatattttttccatcactttttttttttttttttcacacccagatttttttccacatgtttttcCCCCACcaccacgtcccttccgggtctccgtaatTGATCAatacaaacatgcatttaaacatgGCGGCAATTTCAGTTACACTTTAAGTAAATTAGGTTACGCTTGAAACAATGTTTGTaggaaattcttttttttttttttaaccaattcaCTCTTTTTCCTTTGCTGAATCTAGTTATATTTGAAGGATTTGTTGAGTGCTGCATTTACACCTGTGCTTTAGTTCTTTTGGTCTGATTCAAAGACAACATGATACGTTGTAGCATTTTTTTCAGCAGTTTGGTTTTTCACACCACACCGAGTATTTAaactaatagtaataaaaaatgtataataataataaaatatcaagaTTGTACACCATTTACTTATGTAACAGATTTtctggtgtgaacacacccttaatTACATTTACGCCTGTTTGGTTATGTAGAGATACCAGTGGGCTTTTATTTTCTTAGATTATATCTGAATTAAAATATCAAGaccaattaaagggacagttcatcataaaataaatttactcagcatttactcatcctcagatgttccaaacctttgagtttctttattgtcTTGACTACTAAAGTGATTGAcgaaagctgaaagcctgtaaccactgacttccatattgtttgtttttcctactatgaaagtcaatggttacaggtttcaatctctcttcaaaatttcttctttcgtgttcaacagaaaaaaagaaacacaaacagcttTGGAACCAGGGTGTGTACatgacagaactttcacttttgggtgaactatccctttaatactacAGAAGCACAAATCACCAGACTACAGCATGTCATTTCCAAAGCAACAAGATAAGTTTACAAAAATGAGCACTGACCAATGGCAAAAGATAAAGGTAAATAAGATCTGTCTGAAATAAGTAACATCTGCGTGTATATACAAATGTGGTGAACAGACACACTCACCTCTCGGCTTCTGTTTGGTGCGCACAACCATGTTATTATTCTCATTAGTAGCAGTGTTTTTCATGGCACGTGGTGAGGACATTGTGGTTTTCCCTCGGCTCTGAACCCCTCTCGCTCGTACACCAGTGGCCCCAAAGCCCACACCCAACCACTGGGGCTTGAAAATGGCCTGACTGGGGCTGCGGGTGTCAAACCTCAGACAGCGGATGCCAGGCTGCACAGACTCCACCAGAGTGCTGGACACTGGGCTGGGTTTGCTGGAGACGTCAGCTGGTTGAGGTGTTGGAGGTTTGTTTTCCTCTGGCAGCTCAGGGATCGGCTCTGGAAGTGCAGCAGGTGCCTGACAGTGGTGAGACGCAACACATCACACTCAGTCTAAACCCAAAATATGCTTCAGCCATCTGCAATGTTAATCATCAGGAGTGTCTGTAGAGGTTATTCTGCCTGCTTACAACAGTGTGAGGGCAATACCAAATTAAAATGAGTCCAGACGGTGGTAGGACAAAAGAGTCAGAATTTTGCATCTGCAGCTGAGTAATATGGTGTAATGACAGCTGTGCTCGAGAAGGTCAGGGTGAAACAAAGAACCAGATCTAATAGTAATTAGTCTACTGTTTTTTCTGCTTGTGAAGTCATAATATTTCTCACTGGTCCCAACACAAACAACATTATCAACTTAAAGCTGTGAACATGACTGTAATGCAATTAAAGCCAACAAATATGATATTCATTTAACAGAAAACGCAGAAAACTGTTACCAACATTAAGTCAGTAGCTCATTTTTAATGTTGACTTGTGTAATGCTGACTTTTATCTacccatctctccatctatctCTCTACCTccatatccatctatctacctcTCAACCTCCCTATCCATCCATACCTATCTATCTTCCACTcgacctatccatccatccacttctCTATTTATCCACCTCACTTCCTCTACCTATACCTATCTACCGCCaaacctatccatccatctacctccATCTATCTGTATACCCATCCAGTACTTtatgtctatctatccatttacCTTTATCCACCTCTCTATCTACCTCTACCCATCCATCTTTCCAACAATCTACCTCTacatatccatctatctatctcttgacccatccatccaatccatctaCCTCTCGATCTCCGTCCATCTACCTCTcgacctacccatccatccaaccaaccaccCACCTCTCTctcaatctatctatccacctatcTAGCCACCTTTTTATCTACCCCTCCATCCAACCATCTAGCTCTACCTATCCATCTACCTCCCGACCTATCCATCAATCTtactatctttccatccatttaCCTTTATCTACCTCTATCTATCCACCTCTCTATTTATCTACCCCTCTTGCTATCCATCCACCTCTATCTACATTCATCTCTCCCTTCATCTTTCTATCTACCCAACTATCTATCCCTCTACCTCTATCCACCTCTCCGTCCACCTCTTTATCTATATCCATAAATTAATCTATCTACAtctctacctatctatctatctatccattcatgtACCTCTATTCATTTACCTCACTATCTATCCTTCTACCTCTGTCCACCTCTTTATCTACCCCTCTAGCTATTCACCCACCTCTCTACTTATCTACCCATCTACATTTTTCACCATATAtgtacatctatccatccagctATCTTTATCCATCTCTCTATTTCTACCTCTATTTATTTACCTCCTGACCCATCCACCTCTCTATCTACCTCTATCCATCTACCactctacccatccatccatctacctctCTATCTACCTCTCGACCTATTTATCCATCCAAGTTCAactgaactgaataaacagttggtAAACAAAAGTACATcttagtagaacagtttctcaagcagttgtgatgcattttggaaacaggagatgagcccctggtccaatgtgccacctggcttgagaaaccagttctcaaagacttacatttagtcattatttgggtagcacacatattctaaatgcctatgtttgtttttacacacacacaccttaagtggatcaaaacctttcattaaaATTGTTCTAAAACTACTGTACAACACAGATTCTGATCTTAGAACAGTTTTGAAAAactttgatccacttcaaatgttaactaATGAGATTAAAACCCCACAATctttcaatattaaaaaaaagaaaagaaaaacaaaccgaTTGCTCAGGTGTCTGGGATGGAACTTCCTCTTCCTCTAAAGTCAAGACAGCCTCAACCGACGGCGGGGACTCAGACTTTGCATTTTCAGTGGATTTTGGGACGGTGAAGACTGCATACGAATGATCTTCATTGGCTTGTCTGTCCGCAGGAGGAAGGGGAGTCGGAGGACGTTCTTCCAGGGAAGACGAGTAAACACCTTCACGACATGCAAGCAGACTCAGACTGAGCTCTTTCCTCAACGGTGAAGCCCCTAGAAGCAGAGCCTCCTCCGCCTCCTCTAGCGAGGCCTCAGCGTCGACCTCCACCTCCATCTGTGGCTCTCCAATCAACACAAATGGGCTGTGGCATATGGAGCCGTAGCCCTCAGATGGAGAGGACAGCACAGGGGTTGAGATATCGTCTGTGTGCGAGCTTTGGGCTTTCAGCAGAGGCTCTTTGGGGCCGAAGGTATTTGGATGAGCTACACCAGGCATGCCGGAGGTTTTGGTGAAGGAGACTGAAGGAAGAGGAGACGCGGAACAGTCGCCAGACTTGATGTCAC
This region includes:
- the cdca3 gene encoding cell division cycle-associated protein 3; translated protein: MGASESKMTVASTPKVDPNQRPKAARVAKLADPRSPSCAIDRTPIQVGVTYSPLPVVESVGPVFVDPRSPTPGITRTPMKVSVTSLARRLSTFFLSDIKSGDCSASPLPSVSFTKTSGMPGVAHPNTFGPKEPLLKAQSSHTDDISTPVLSSPSEGYGSICHSPFVLIGEPQMEVEVDAEASLEEAEEALLLGASPLRKELSLSLLACREGVYSSSLEERPPTPLPPADRQANEDHSYAVFTVPKSTENAKSESPPSVEAVLTLEEEEVPSQTPEQSAPAALPEPIPELPEENKPPTPQPADVSSKPSPVSSTLVESVQPGIRCLRFDTRSPSQAIFKPQWLGVGFGATGVRARGVQSRGKTTMSSPRAMKNTATNENNNMVVRTKQKPREKVLIGEGRSPLQILREANSPRERNSQIKLKVSTPERQRFSQMDRRALILSLDKENE